A genomic region of Alkalidesulfovibrio alkalitolerans DSM 16529 contains the following coding sequences:
- a CDS encoding methyl-accepting chemotaxis protein, whose product MIRNLPLNAKLTAAVLGLVILTVVVLTSVNLIQTQRTLTDVAMTSIKALGDSIYRDFEAQNAVTVEKVAADLVLLEREIGRNGLLNFDDYDIRAVTITNQVTQATETVDLPVFQAGRTPLDNPRLVDEVVDLVGGTATIFQYLPGKMIRISTTVRRADGERATLTYIPEDSPVYKAVTEGRVYTGRAFVVNAWYLTAYAPMKSIHGDLLGMAYIGRPIMTDAVRHALSGANINGKGFAFAFDAKGAILEYPDDSKIGRNISEVGLPKEAMEITEGFVTYVEDGKPTTAYVRYFPEWDWRLAMSIRDADMLQGADMRMLRSGAVAAVVMLAVGGLLTLLIIRLTTSPLKRLENYTAEVASGNFAASIDYSAKDAIGRTVDGVRAMVGEIKNKLGFAQGVLDGVSFSSPCLITDASDKVTFVNQRLLDLLQKPGRPDDYKGQTIGEFLFGDPSRGKRTMAEVRAKKHAVSEMQYDCGRGVCKTMTANTSMIHDLDGKELGAFTLYFDLTQIRQQETLLTKKNEQIASIAQQAGLIADQVSSAAEELAAQVEQATRGADLQSSRAAETATAMEEMNATVLEVARNASEAAGGAEQARNKARQGEESVRQVMASIAEVARQADQMERDMGELGRQADGIGNIIGVINDIADQTNLLALNAAIEAARAGDAGRGFAVVADEVRKLAEKTMAATKEVGSAIAAIQAGTQKSVAATKASASSVGQSTNLAQESGKALTEIVGIVESTAGQVSSIATAAEQQSATSEEISRAIEDITRVSGETAAGMNQSSQAIAELARRAHELQRLIEEMKA is encoded by the coding sequence ATGATTCGCAACCTACCGCTCAACGCCAAGCTCACCGCCGCCGTACTCGGACTGGTCATCCTGACCGTCGTCGTGCTCACGAGCGTCAACCTCATCCAGACCCAGCGCACCCTGACCGACGTGGCCATGACCTCCATCAAGGCCCTCGGCGACTCCATCTACCGCGATTTCGAGGCCCAAAATGCCGTGACCGTGGAAAAGGTCGCGGCCGACCTCGTACTTTTGGAGCGCGAGATCGGGCGAAACGGCCTGTTGAACTTCGACGACTACGATATCCGCGCCGTGACCATCACCAACCAGGTCACCCAGGCCACGGAGACGGTCGATCTCCCGGTCTTTCAGGCCGGGCGCACCCCCTTGGACAACCCGCGCCTGGTGGACGAAGTCGTTGACCTGGTGGGCGGTACTGCCACCATCTTCCAGTACCTGCCCGGCAAGATGATCCGCATCTCCACCACGGTACGCCGGGCCGACGGCGAGCGCGCCACCCTGACTTACATCCCCGAGGACTCGCCGGTCTACAAGGCCGTAACCGAGGGTAGAGTCTACACAGGCCGGGCCTTCGTGGTGAACGCCTGGTACCTGACCGCCTACGCGCCCATGAAAAGCATCCACGGCGACCTCCTGGGCATGGCCTACATCGGCCGTCCGATCATGACCGACGCAGTGCGCCACGCTCTGTCCGGGGCCAATATCAACGGCAAGGGCTTCGCCTTCGCCTTCGACGCCAAGGGGGCCATTCTCGAATACCCCGACGACTCCAAGATCGGCCGGAACATCAGCGAGGTCGGCCTGCCCAAGGAAGCCATGGAGATCACCGAGGGCTTCGTCACCTACGTCGAGGACGGCAAGCCTACCACGGCCTACGTGCGTTATTTCCCCGAGTGGGACTGGCGGCTCGCCATGTCCATTCGAGACGCGGATATGCTGCAGGGCGCGGACATGCGCATGTTGCGCTCCGGTGCCGTCGCGGCGGTGGTCATGCTCGCCGTGGGCGGACTCTTGACCTTGCTCATCATCCGTCTGACGACCTCGCCGCTCAAACGGCTGGAGAACTACACGGCCGAGGTCGCCTCGGGCAATTTCGCCGCCTCCATCGACTACTCAGCCAAGGACGCCATCGGCCGCACCGTTGACGGCGTGCGTGCCATGGTCGGTGAGATCAAGAACAAGCTCGGCTTCGCCCAAGGCGTGCTCGACGGCGTCTCTTTCTCCTCGCCCTGCCTGATCACGGATGCGAGCGACAAGGTGACCTTCGTCAACCAGCGGCTGCTCGACCTGCTGCAAAAACCCGGCAGACCAGACGATTACAAGGGCCAGACCATCGGCGAATTCCTCTTTGGCGATCCCTCGCGCGGCAAGCGCACCATGGCCGAGGTGAGAGCCAAAAAGCACGCCGTCTCGGAGATGCAGTACGACTGCGGCCGCGGCGTGTGCAAAACCATGACCGCCAATACGAGCATGATCCACGACCTCGACGGCAAGGAGCTTGGGGCCTTCACCCTGTACTTCGACCTGACCCAGATCCGCCAACAGGAGACGCTGCTCACGAAGAAAAACGAGCAGATCGCCTCCATCGCGCAACAGGCCGGCCTGATCGCCGACCAGGTGTCCTCGGCAGCCGAGGAATTGGCCGCGCAGGTGGAGCAGGCCACGCGCGGCGCGGACCTGCAAAGCTCCCGCGCCGCCGAGACGGCCACGGCCATGGAAGAGATGAACGCCACGGTGCTGGAGGTGGCGCGCAACGCCTCCGAAGCCGCGGGCGGAGCCGAGCAGGCGCGCAACAAAGCCCGCCAGGGCGAGGAGTCCGTGCGTCAGGTCATGGCCTCCATCGCCGAGGTCGCGCGCCAAGCCGATCAGATGGAGCGGGACATGGGCGAGCTCGGCCGCCAGGCCGACGGCATCGGCAACATCATCGGCGTGATCAACGACATCGCGGACCAGACAAACCTTTTGGCGCTCAACGCCGCCATCGAGGCCGCGCGCGCGGGCGATGCGGGCCGGGGCTTCGCCGTGGTCGCGGACGAGGTGCGCAAGCTCGCCGAGAAGACCATGGCCGCCACCAAGGAGGTCGGCTCGGCCATCGCCGCCATCCAGGCCGGAACACAGAAGAGCGTGGCGGCCACCAAGGCTTCGGCCTCCTCGGTGGGCCAATCCACGAACCTGGCCCAGGAGTCCGGCAAGGCCCTGACCGAGATCGTGGGCATCGTGGAGAGCACGGCCGGACAGGTCTCCTCCATCGCCACGGCGGCCGAGCAGCAATCCGCCACCAGCGAGGAGATCAG